From the genome of Nakamurella flavida:
CGACGTCCTGCTGCTCCTGCTGCGTGGGCTCGGGGTTGCTCTGCTCGCTCATGGGATCTCCTTCGTGGCCGGCGCCACGGCCAGGACCCGACGGGCCCTGCGGTGCCCGGGCGCCCGGTGATCCGTCCAGTATGGCTGCCGCCCTGCGGGGGCCGCCCGGCCGACCCGGGGCCGGTGATCCCACCTGGCAGGCTGGGGTGACCATCGCGCCCGGCCCCGTGCTGGGATGCGCCCGATCGGGACGACGAGAGGCAACGGCCGTGCGCGTGCTCGCAGTGGCAGGGACGGTGGTGTCGACCGTGGTCGGCGCGGCCGGGGCCTTCCTGGTCGTCGGGCGGCTCACCCCGCGGCCAACCGTGAAGCTGGTGCGCTGGGCGTTCGAACGGGGGAACCGGGCCACCGCCGCCGGCCTGCGACCCCTGGTGCCGTCCGGGATCACCGCGGACCTCGGCGTGCGGTACCGGGCGGACGCCCTGCTGGACGTCTACCGTCCCGACGACCGCACGGGCGCCCTCCCGGTGGTGATCTGGGCGCACGGCGGCGGGTGGGTCTCCGGCGGCCGCAGCGACCTCGCGCCCTATCTGCAGATCCTGGCCGCCCGGGGGTTCGTCACCGTGGCGGTCGACTACGGCCTCCCGCCGACCAGCAGCTATCCGACGCCCGTGCACCAGCTCGCGGACGCCCTGGCCTACGTCTCCCGCCATGCCGAGCGGTGGGGCGTGGACCGTGACCGCATGGTGCTCGCCGGCGACTCCGCCGGAGCCCAACTGGCCAGCCAGGTCGCGGCCCTGGTCACCAACCCGCAGCTCGCCGCCGCGATGGACCGGCCCGCCCCGGTGGATCCGGCGCAGCTGCGCGGGGTCGTGCTGGCCTGCGGCACCTACCGCCTGCACGTGGGCGACGGCGCGCCCCGGGCGATCGCCTGGGTCGCCGAGCGGGTCGCCTGGGCGTACTGGGGCGCTGCGGACCATCGCCGCGATCCCCGCGTGGAGCAGATGGACACGGGCCTCCAGGCGACCGCCGACTTCCCGCGGACCCTGCTGACCGTCGGGAACATCGACCCGCTCCGGCACGAGTCGGAGCGGTTGGCGGCCCGGCTGGTCGAGCTGGGCGTGGAGACCGAGACCCTGTTCTACCCGCCCACGCACGAGCCGCCGCTCAACCACGAGTACCAGTTCGACCTGTCGAACGACGACGGCCGGGCGAGCCTGGACCGGATCGCCGCCTTCGTCGACGACTGCACCGCCGGGGTCGTGCCGGCCGACTCGCAGGGATCGGCTTCCCGACCCACGGAGGGCTGACACCCGGCCGACATCGGGTGCGGGGCTAGGTTCGGGAGATGCGCGCCGTCGTCTACTCCCACCGCGGAGACCCCGATGTCCTGACCGTGAT
Proteins encoded in this window:
- a CDS encoding alpha/beta hydrolase, with translation MLAVAGTVVSTVVGAAGAFLVVGRLTPRPTVKLVRWAFERGNRATAAGLRPLVPSGITADLGVRYRADALLDVYRPDDRTGALPVVIWAHGGGWVSGGRSDLAPYLQILAARGFVTVAVDYGLPPTSSYPTPVHQLADALAYVSRHAERWGVDRDRMVLAGDSAGAQLASQVAALVTNPQLAAAMDRPAPVDPAQLRGVVLACGTYRLHVGDGAPRAIAWVAERVAWAYWGAADHRRDPRVEQMDTGLQATADFPRTLLTVGNIDPLRHESERLAARLVELGVETETLFYPPTHEPPLNHEYQFDLSNDDGRASLDRIAAFVDDCTAGVVPADSQGSASRPTEG